Proteins encoded by one window of Halorubrum ruber:
- a CDS encoding sodium-dependent transporter: MARETWATRMGFILAAVGSAVGLGNVWRFPFITGQYGGSSFLITYLAFVALIGFPAILVEFVIGRRTERNPVGALRELGSGVWSYAGWLFVVTGFVILSYYSVVAGWFLRYTLIGITEGYTLTDPSEANALYQSVSAGLDAVVFHALFMLLVVGIIAAGVRRGIELSVKVMVPAILVLLVGLAAYGSTLDGASAAYAYYLSPDFGTIAANWTEILPAAAGQAFFTLSLGMGVMITYASYLGEDRNLAADAGAIATIDTLVAVLVGFVVFPVLFSVGIEPGTGGPGAIFVSLTAAFAGIPGGRVLGIVFFGMVGIAALSSAISILEVLVSYLIDEVGVARVPAAAAVGAAVFLLGVPVAVDTIFLGLYDGLAYGILLVLGSLLLVLFVGWVVPDLGREELRKGIADVGGLDVAWIWVVRLPVAIVILVSLILGVTDYVDFLTGGFADWLAAR, from the coding sequence ATGGCACGCGAGACGTGGGCAACGCGGATGGGGTTCATCCTCGCCGCGGTGGGTAGCGCGGTCGGGCTGGGGAACGTCTGGCGGTTCCCCTTCATCACCGGCCAGTACGGCGGATCGTCGTTTCTGATCACCTACTTAGCGTTCGTCGCGCTGATCGGGTTCCCGGCGATCCTCGTGGAGTTCGTCATCGGGCGGCGGACCGAGAGGAACCCCGTCGGCGCGCTGCGGGAACTGGGGAGCGGCGTCTGGTCGTACGCCGGGTGGCTGTTCGTCGTCACCGGCTTCGTCATCCTCTCGTACTACAGCGTCGTCGCGGGCTGGTTCCTCCGGTACACGCTCATTGGGATCACGGAGGGATACACGCTGACCGATCCGTCGGAGGCGAACGCGCTCTACCAGTCGGTCTCGGCCGGTCTCGACGCGGTCGTCTTCCACGCCTTGTTCATGCTGCTCGTCGTCGGCATCATCGCTGCCGGCGTCAGGCGCGGGATCGAACTCAGCGTGAAGGTAATGGTGCCCGCCATTCTGGTGTTGCTCGTCGGCCTCGCCGCGTACGGATCGACCCTCGATGGCGCGAGCGCGGCGTACGCCTACTACCTCTCGCCCGACTTCGGCACGATCGCCGCTAACTGGACGGAGATCCTCCCCGCCGCCGCCGGACAGGCGTTCTTCACCCTCTCGCTCGGAATGGGCGTGATGATCACGTACGCCTCCTATCTCGGCGAGGACCGGAATCTCGCGGCCGACGCCGGGGCCATCGCGACGATCGACACGCTCGTCGCAGTCCTCGTCGGCTTCGTCGTCTTCCCCGTCCTCTTCTCGGTCGGTATCGAGCCGGGGACGGGCGGTCCCGGCGCGATCTTCGTGAGCCTCACCGCCGCGTTCGCGGGGATCCCCGGCGGTCGAGTCCTCGGAATCGTCTTCTTCGGCATGGTCGGGATCGCGGCGCTCTCCTCCGCGATCAGCATCCTCGAAGTGCTCGTCTCCTACCTGATCGACGAGGTCGGCGTCGCTCGCGTGCCGGCCGCGGCTGCGGTGGGCGCGGCGGTGTTCCTGCTCGGCGTGCCCGTCGCGGTCGACACGATCTTCCTCGGTCTGTACGACGGGCTCGCGTACGGCATTCTGCTCGTCCTCGGCTCGCTGCTGCTCGTGCTGTTCGTCGGCTGGGTCGTTCCGGATCTGGGCCGCGAAGAGCTTCGGAAGGGGATCGCGGACGTCGGCGGCCTCGACGTCGCGTGGATCTGGGTCGTTCGGCTCCCGGTCGCTATCGTCATCCTCGTCTCGCTGATCCTCGGCGTCACCGACTACGTCGACTTCCTCACCGGCGGCTTCGCAGACTGGCTGGCGGCGCGGTAA
- a CDS encoding cold-shock protein yields MANGKVDFFNDTGGYGFISTDDGDLDDDEDVFFHMEDVGGPDLEEGQEVEFDIESSPKGPRATNLVRN; encoded by the coding sequence ATGGCAAACGGTAAGGTTGATTTCTTCAACGACACTGGCGGCTACGGTTTCATCTCGACTGACGACGGCGACCTCGACGACGACGAAGACGTGTTCTTCCACATGGAAGACGTCGGCGGCCCGGACCTCGAGGAGGGTCAGGAAGTGGAATTCGACATCGAATCGTCCCCCAAGGGACCCCGCGCGACGAACCTCGTCCGCAACTAA
- a CDS encoding cytochrome c biogenesis protein CcdA: MTDISLATNVPFAVTAGVATFFSPCAYPLLPGYVGFYVNSVEADSASVLGAGARGVAAAVGVLATFALLAGATVRVGYSTLSNITVFETLVGGLLIVFGLLVVSGRMPSISVPLPERRSSVLGFGVFGAGYALAGAGCVAPVFLGVVARAIALPSEAALLVVAVYAGTVAVLMAATTVATGVGLVSNANRVMAHAGLLKRIAGVVMVVAGIGQLYLSLVVY; this comes from the coding sequence ATGACCGACATCTCGCTCGCGACCAACGTCCCCTTCGCCGTGACCGCGGGCGTGGCGACGTTCTTCTCGCCGTGCGCGTACCCGCTCCTCCCGGGGTACGTCGGCTTCTATGTGAACTCCGTCGAGGCCGACTCCGCATCGGTCCTCGGGGCCGGAGCCCGCGGCGTCGCGGCCGCAGTCGGCGTGTTAGCGACGTTCGCGCTGCTCGCGGGCGCCACCGTCCGGGTCGGCTACTCGACGCTGTCGAACATCACCGTCTTCGAGACGCTCGTCGGCGGGCTGTTAATCGTCTTCGGGCTGCTCGTAGTCTCGGGCCGGATGCCGTCGATATCGGTTCCCCTTCCCGAGCGGCGGTCGAGCGTCCTCGGCTTCGGGGTCTTCGGCGCGGGGTACGCGCTGGCCGGAGCGGGCTGCGTCGCGCCGGTGTTCCTCGGCGTCGTCGCCCGCGCGATCGCGCTCCCGTCCGAGGCGGCGCTCCTCGTCGTCGCCGTCTACGCCGGCACCGTCGCGGTCCTGATGGCTGCGACCACCGTCGCGACCGGAGTCGGCCTCGTCAGCAACGCGAACCGGGTGATGGCTCACGCCGGGCTGCTGAAGCGGATCGCGGGCGTCGTGATGGTCGTCGCGGGGATCGGCCAGCTGTACCTCTCGCTGGTCGTGTACTGA
- the radB gene encoding DNA repair and recombination protein RadB: MSDPIPTGCRPVDELLGGGFERGVVTQVYGPPAAGKTNLALAAAVEVAGGGDRALYIDTEGLSIDRFEQMAEGRLDRGDGDDSLEELASRLVISEAYDFHDQREAVRDAEELAEEVELIVLDSATGFYRLERAGDTEGGESLRKVAKQVTHLLSLARRHDIAVVITNQVFTDPEGDRDRALGGNTLNHWTGAIVRVDRFRGGNRRATLEKHRSKPAGDTATFRIVGDGLAEGTDT, translated from the coding sequence GTGAGCGATCCGATCCCGACCGGCTGTCGCCCGGTCGACGAGCTGTTGGGCGGCGGCTTCGAGCGCGGCGTCGTCACGCAGGTGTACGGGCCGCCGGCGGCGGGGAAGACGAACCTCGCGCTCGCCGCCGCGGTCGAGGTCGCGGGCGGCGGCGACCGCGCCCTCTACATCGACACAGAGGGGCTCTCGATCGACCGCTTCGAGCAGATGGCTGAGGGGCGGCTCGACCGGGGCGACGGCGACGACTCCCTCGAGGAGCTCGCCTCGCGGCTCGTCATCTCGGAGGCGTACGACTTCCACGACCAGCGCGAGGCGGTCCGCGACGCCGAGGAGCTCGCCGAGGAGGTCGAGCTGATCGTGTTGGACTCCGCGACCGGCTTCTACCGCCTTGAGCGCGCCGGCGACACCGAGGGCGGCGAGTCGCTCCGCAAGGTCGCCAAACAGGTGACGCACCTCCTCTCGCTCGCCCGGCGTCACGACATCGCCGTCGTGATCACGAACCAGGTGTTCACGGACCCGGAGGGCGACCGCGACCGCGCGCTCGGGGGCAACACGCTGAACCACTGGACTGGCGCGATCGTTCGGGTCGACCGGTTCCGCGGCGGGAACCGTCGGGCAACTCTGGAAAAACACCGCTCGAAGCCCGCCGGAGACACCGCGACGTTTCGGATCGTGGGCGACGGGCTCGCTGAGGGGACCGACACCTGA
- a CDS encoding SCO family protein, producing MDRRHFLRSLAATGAAAGATATAGCAGVLGESGPEGTILGPPEIDLSEASHPSYGEEMPDFTVPDPIAGEEITVSEFEGERAVLWTSFYTHCPDGVCPALILRLRRAQEVAAEEGFGDEAAFLPITFDPERDTEEVLREYADQQGVDLDAGNWHFLRPETYERAQEIHDEKFGLVIEKQPADDIENLEYRFPHYGLIILANKQGIVERAYPRGPQTDIERLVDDFRRVVTA from the coding sequence ATGGACCGCCGCCACTTCCTCCGCTCGCTCGCCGCCACCGGCGCCGCCGCCGGCGCGACAGCCACCGCCGGCTGCGCCGGCGTCCTCGGCGAGTCCGGTCCCGAGGGAACGATCCTCGGCCCGCCGGAGATCGACCTGAGTGAGGCGTCTCACCCGAGCTATGGGGAGGAAATGCCCGACTTCACCGTCCCGGATCCGATCGCGGGCGAGGAGATCACTGTCTCGGAGTTCGAGGGTGAGCGCGCGGTGTTGTGGACCTCGTTTTACACCCACTGCCCGGACGGAGTGTGCCCGGCGCTCATCCTCCGGCTGCGCCGCGCGCAGGAGGTCGCCGCCGAGGAGGGGTTCGGCGACGAGGCCGCGTTTCTCCCGATCACGTTCGACCCCGAGCGCGACACCGAGGAAGTCCTGCGCGAGTACGCCGACCAGCAGGGCGTCGACCTCGACGCGGGCAACTGGCACTTCCTCCGCCCGGAGACCTACGAGCGGGCCCAGGAGATACACGACGAGAAGTTCGGGCTCGTGATCGAGAAGCAGCCGGCCGACGACATCGAGAACCTGGAGTACCGGTTCCCGCACTACGGGCTCATCATCCTCGCGAACAAGCAGGGGATCGTCGAGCGCGCGTACCCGAGGGGCCCGCAGACCGACATCGAACGGCTGGTGGACGACTTCCGACGGGTGGTTACGGCGTGA
- a CDS encoding AIM24 family protein: MNLDEFTAENAPTDSAEPFQRENSYTLDVDVDGTVMAKAGSMVAFTGDVSFTGKASAEGGITGFLKEAATGEGTPIMAVEGQGHVYFADDGKKVQVVELDAGESITVNGEDVLAFEESLSYEISAIDSLAGALAGGFSNVYLEGPGYVALTTHGDPIVLEPPVATDPSATVAWSGTSPDVEVNRSLSDMIGQESGERYQMRFDGDGGFVVVQPREEHV; the protein is encoded by the coding sequence ATGAACCTAGACGAGTTCACCGCCGAGAACGCACCGACCGACAGCGCGGAACCGTTCCAGCGCGAGAACAGCTACACCCTCGACGTCGACGTCGACGGCACCGTCATGGCGAAGGCCGGCTCAATGGTGGCGTTCACCGGCGACGTGTCGTTCACCGGGAAGGCCTCCGCGGAGGGCGGCATCACCGGGTTCCTCAAGGAGGCCGCCACCGGCGAGGGGACGCCGATCATGGCCGTCGAGGGACAGGGCCACGTCTACTTCGCCGACGACGGGAAGAAGGTTCAGGTCGTCGAGCTCGACGCCGGCGAGTCGATCACGGTCAACGGCGAGGACGTGCTCGCGTTCGAGGAGTCGCTCTCCTACGAGATCAGCGCCATCGACAGCCTCGCCGGCGCGCTCGCTGGGGGCTTCAGCAACGTCTACCTCGAAGGACCGGGGTACGTCGCGCTCACCACCCACGGCGACCCGATCGTCTTAGAACCGCCCGTGGCGACCGACCCGAGCGCGACCGTCGCGTGGAGCGGTACCTCGCCGGACGTGGAAGTCAACCGGAGCCTCTCGGACATGATCGGTCAGGAGTCCGGCGAGCGCTACCAGATGCGCTTCGACGGCGATGGCGGCTTCGTCGTGGTCCAGCCGCGAGAGGAACACGTCTGA
- a CDS encoding TlpA family protein disulfide reductase: MRRRHLLAGLASVGVLGGAGAVATGGIPDAVGGGDAPEPVEPVTLDTVDAPGSRDGEVTLPAPDRPTFVDFFATWCSPCVEQMPDLAEAHDRLGDEVLFVSVTPEDVGGSVSEETVVDWWRENDGDWLVAADVTTALAARLNVGGYPSARAIDASGRVRWATSGTHSTEELVEGIERALDR, encoded by the coding sequence GTGAGGCGCCGACACCTGCTGGCCGGGCTCGCGAGCGTCGGCGTCCTCGGTGGGGCGGGCGCCGTCGCGACTGGCGGGATCCCCGACGCGGTCGGCGGCGGCGACGCGCCCGAACCGGTCGAGCCGGTGACGCTCGACACGGTCGACGCTCCGGGAAGCCGCGACGGCGAGGTGACACTCCCCGCGCCCGACCGGCCGACGTTCGTCGACTTCTTCGCCACCTGGTGTAGCCCCTGCGTCGAGCAGATGCCGGACCTCGCCGAGGCGCACGACCGGCTCGGCGACGAGGTGCTGTTCGTCTCGGTGACGCCCGAGGACGTCGGCGGCTCGGTGAGCGAGGAGACGGTGGTCGACTGGTGGCGCGAGAACGACGGCGACTGGCTCGTTGCGGCTGACGTGACCACCGCACTCGCCGCGCGGCTCAACGTGGGCGGCTACCCGAGCGCCCGTGCCATCGACGCCTCCGGACGCGTCCGGTGGGCCACCTCCGGGACCCACAGCACGGAGGAGTTAGTCGAGGGAATCGAACGAGCGCTCGACCGATGA